In the Caballeronia sp. LZ062 genome, one interval contains:
- the lpxB gene encoding lipid-A-disaccharide synthase, with protein sequence MTLITTAPRVAMVAGEPSGDLLAASLLQGLQERLPAATRYSGIGGPRMTSAGFEAHWPMDKLTVRGYVEALRHIPEILGIRNELKRQLLADPPSVFIGVDAPDFNFGLEQPLREAGIPTVHFVCPSIWAWRGGRIKKIVKAVDHMLCVFPFETALLAKSGVSASYVGHPLADEIPLEPDTAGARRELGIAEGGPVIAVLPGSRRSEIALIGPTFFDAMELMQLREPGVRFLMPAANAALRELLQPLVEAHPHLSLTITDGRAQTAMTAADAILVKSGTVTLEAALLKKPMVISYKVPWLTGQIMKRQGYLPYVGLPNILAGRFVVPEILQHFATPEALADATLKQLNDDANRRTLTEIFTEMHIALRQNTSQRAAEAVARVLDTRRPQ encoded by the coding sequence ATGACGCTGATCACCACTGCACCGCGCGTCGCGATGGTCGCGGGCGAGCCGTCCGGCGACCTGCTCGCGGCCTCGCTGCTCCAGGGCTTGCAGGAACGCCTGCCGGCGGCCACGCGCTATAGCGGCATCGGCGGCCCGCGCATGACGTCCGCAGGCTTCGAAGCGCACTGGCCGATGGACAAGCTCACCGTGCGCGGCTATGTCGAGGCGCTGCGGCATATTCCCGAAATTCTCGGTATTCGCAACGAGCTGAAGCGGCAGTTGCTGGCCGATCCGCCGTCGGTGTTCATCGGCGTCGATGCGCCGGACTTCAACTTCGGACTCGAACAGCCGTTGCGCGAGGCCGGCATTCCAACCGTGCATTTCGTGTGTCCGTCGATCTGGGCGTGGCGCGGCGGGCGCATCAAGAAGATCGTCAAAGCGGTCGATCACATGCTGTGCGTGTTCCCCTTCGAAACCGCGTTGCTGGCGAAATCAGGCGTCTCGGCGAGCTATGTCGGCCATCCGCTCGCCGATGAAATTCCGCTGGAGCCCGATACGGCGGGCGCGCGGCGCGAGCTGGGCATCGCGGAAGGCGGACCAGTCATCGCGGTGCTTCCCGGCAGCCGCCGTTCGGAGATCGCGCTGATCGGCCCGACGTTTTTTGACGCCATGGAGCTGATGCAGCTTCGCGAGCCGGGCGTGCGCTTTCTGATGCCGGCCGCGAACGCGGCGCTGCGCGAGTTGCTGCAGCCGCTCGTTGAGGCGCATCCGCATCTGTCGCTGACCATCACGGACGGGCGCGCGCAAACCGCGATGACCGCCGCCGACGCCATTCTCGTGAAAAGCGGCACGGTCACGCTGGAAGCCGCGCTCCTGAAGAAGCCGATGGTCATCTCATACAAGGTGCCCTGGCTCACGGGCCAGATCATGAAGCGGCAGGGCTATCTGCCGTACGTGGGCTTGCCGAACATTTTGGCGGGGCGCTTCGTCGTGCCGGAGATCCTTCAGCATTTCGCGACGCCCGAAGCCCTCGCCGATGCCACGCTGAAACAGTTGAACGACGACGCGAACCGCCGTACTCTGACCGAGATTTTTACCGAGATGCACATCGCGCTGCGCCAGAACACGTCGCAGCGGGCGGCCGAAGCCGTGGCGCGGGTGCTCGACACGCGGAGACCGCAATGA
- the lpxA gene encoding acyl-ACP--UDP-N-acetylglucosamine O-acyltransferase yields the protein MTIIHPTAIIEPGAQLDDSVEVGPYAVVGAHVVIGAGTTIGSHSVIEGHTTIGRENRIGHYASIGGRPQDMKYRDEPTRLEIGDRNTIREFTTLHTGTVQDQGVTSIGDDCWIMAYVHVGHDCRLGNHVIMSSNAQLAGHVTVGDHAIVGGMSGVHQFVRIGAHSMLGGASALVQDVPPFVIAAGNKAEPHGINVEGLRRRGFTPDAISALRQAYRIVYKSGLSLEEAKAQLKELGAAGGDGDVPVKAFTDFIAASQRGIIR from the coding sequence ATGACCATCATTCACCCCACCGCGATCATCGAGCCGGGCGCGCAACTGGACGATTCCGTCGAAGTCGGGCCGTACGCGGTCGTCGGCGCGCATGTCGTCATCGGCGCGGGCACGACCATCGGCTCGCATAGCGTGATCGAAGGTCACACGACCATCGGCCGCGAAAACCGCATTGGCCACTACGCGTCCATCGGCGGACGGCCGCAGGACATGAAGTATCGCGACGAGCCGACGCGTCTCGAAATCGGCGACCGCAACACCATTCGCGAATTCACCACGCTGCACACGGGAACGGTGCAGGACCAGGGCGTGACCTCCATCGGCGACGATTGCTGGATCATGGCCTACGTGCACGTCGGCCACGACTGCCGGCTGGGCAACCACGTCATCATGTCGAGCAACGCACAACTCGCCGGGCACGTGACGGTCGGCGATCACGCCATCGTCGGCGGCATGTCGGGCGTGCATCAGTTCGTGCGTATCGGCGCGCATTCGATGCTCGGCGGCGCGTCGGCGCTCGTGCAGGACGTGCCGCCGTTCGTGATCGCCGCCGGCAACAAGGCGGAGCCGCACGGCATCAACGTCGAAGGTCTGCGCCGTCGCGGATTCACGCCGGACGCCATTTCGGCGCTGCGCCAGGCATATCGCATCGTCTACAAGAGCGGTCTGTCGCTCGAAGAAGCCAAGGCGCAACTGAAGGAACTGGGCGCGGCGGGCGGCGACGGCGACGTGCCGGTCAAAGCGTTCACCGATTTCATCGCGGCGTCGCAGCGCGGCATCATCCGCTGA
- the fabZ gene encoding 3-hydroxyacyl-ACP dehydratase FabZ: MSTEKINLDIHKILTLLPHRYPILLVDRVLELEPHKSIKALKNVSINEPYFQGHFPTRPVMPGVLILEALAQTAALLTFAEEPHDPTSTLYYFVGIDGARFKRVVEPGDQLILNVNFERYMRGIWKFKARAEVDGVTAAEAELMCTVKNTDASA; encoded by the coding sequence ATGAGCACAGAAAAAATCAACCTCGACATCCATAAGATCCTCACGCTGCTGCCGCATCGGTATCCGATCCTGCTCGTGGACCGCGTGCTGGAACTGGAGCCGCACAAGAGCATCAAGGCGCTGAAGAACGTGTCGATCAACGAGCCGTATTTCCAGGGACATTTCCCGACGCGGCCCGTGATGCCCGGCGTTCTCATTCTCGAGGCGCTCGCGCAAACCGCCGCGCTACTGACGTTCGCCGAAGAGCCGCATGATCCGACGAGCACGCTGTACTACTTCGTCGGCATCGACGGTGCGCGCTTCAAGCGCGTGGTGGAACCGGGCGATCAGCTGATTCTGAACGTCAACTTCGAGCGGTACATGCGCGGCATCTGGAAGTTCAAGGCGCGCGCCGAAGTGGACGGCGTGACGGCCGCCGAAGCCGAACTCATGTGCACCGTGAAGAACACGGACGCCAGCGCATAA
- the lpxD gene encoding UDP-3-O-(3-hydroxymyristoyl)glucosamine N-acyltransferase: protein MAITLDELVRRFGGEVVGQGTHRVEGLAPLDKAGPGQLSFLANQKYLPQVETTRAGAVLISRADLDKLSAPREGSNFIVTPNPYAYFARVAQAFIELASAKATPGVHPSAFIDPAAKVAASAVIGPHVTVEAGTVVGERVRLDAGVSIGRGVTLGDDVHLYPNVTVYHECRLGARVIVHAGAVIGADGFGFAPDFVGEGEARTGSWVKIPQVGAVVIGDDVEIGANTTIDRGAMADTVIEECVKIDNLVQIGHNCRIGGYTVIAGCAGIAGSTNIGRHCMIGGAVGIAGHVTLADHVIVTAQSGVSKSLTRPGMYTSAFPAVSHADWNKSAALVRNLDKLRDRIKALEAALGEQKEKGAKQGDEA, encoded by the coding sequence ATGGCGATCACGCTGGACGAACTGGTCAGGCGCTTTGGCGGCGAAGTGGTCGGCCAGGGCACGCATCGCGTCGAAGGCCTCGCGCCGCTCGACAAGGCGGGCCCCGGACAGCTTTCGTTCCTCGCGAACCAGAAGTACCTGCCGCAGGTCGAGACGACGCGCGCCGGCGCGGTGCTGATTTCGCGCGCGGATCTCGACAAGCTCTCCGCGCCGCGCGAAGGCAGCAATTTCATCGTCACGCCGAATCCTTACGCTTACTTCGCCCGCGTTGCGCAGGCGTTCATCGAACTGGCATCGGCGAAAGCGACGCCCGGCGTGCATCCCAGCGCGTTTATCGATCCGGCCGCGAAAGTGGCCGCGAGCGCCGTCATCGGCCCGCACGTCACGGTGGAAGCGGGGACGGTCGTCGGCGAGCGGGTGCGCCTGGACGCGGGCGTGTCGATCGGGCGCGGCGTCACGCTCGGCGACGACGTCCATCTGTATCCGAACGTCACCGTCTATCATGAATGCAGGCTCGGCGCGCGCGTGATCGTGCACGCGGGCGCGGTGATCGGCGCGGACGGTTTCGGCTTCGCGCCGGATTTCGTCGGCGAGGGCGAGGCGCGCACCGGAAGCTGGGTGAAGATTCCGCAGGTCGGCGCGGTGGTGATCGGTGACGACGTGGAGATCGGTGCGAACACCACCATCGACCGCGGCGCCATGGCCGATACGGTCATCGAAGAGTGCGTGAAGATCGACAATCTCGTGCAGATCGGCCACAACTGCCGCATCGGCGGGTACACGGTGATTGCCGGCTGCGCGGGCATCGCGGGCAGCACGAATATCGGGCGGCATTGCATGATCGGCGGCGCGGTGGGTATCGCGGGACACGTGACGCTGGCGGACCATGTGATTGTCACGGCGCAGTCGGGCGTCTCGAAATCGCTCACGCGGCCCGGCATGTACACGAGCGCGTTCCCGGCCGTGAGCCATGCCGACTGGAACAAGAGCGCCGCGCTCGTGCGCAATCTGGACAAACTCCGCGATCGCATCAAGGCGCTCGAAGCCGCTCTAGGCGAGCAGAAGGAAAAGGGCGCGAAGCAGGGCGACGAAGCATAA
- a CDS encoding OmpH family outer membrane protein, which translates to MVVGLGAVAKADAQEARIAAVNSDRILRESSAAKAAQSKLEQEFSKRDKALQDMAQRLKSMSDNIDKNGASMSPLDRAARQRDLAQLDADFQRKQREFREDLNQRRNEELAAVLDRANKVIKQIAEQQHYDLIVQEAVYVSPRIDITDQVLKALAATSQNGGTSPN; encoded by the coding sequence ATGGTCGTAGGCCTTGGCGCCGTCGCGAAAGCGGACGCTCAGGAAGCGCGCATCGCAGCGGTCAACTCGGACCGCATCCTGCGCGAATCGTCGGCGGCGAAGGCGGCGCAGTCGAAGCTGGAGCAGGAGTTCTCCAAGCGCGACAAGGCGCTGCAGGACATGGCGCAGCGGCTCAAGTCCATGTCGGACAACATCGACAAGAACGGCGCGTCCATGTCGCCGCTCGACCGAGCCGCGCGCCAGCGCGATCTCGCCCAGCTCGACGCGGACTTTCAGCGCAAACAGCGCGAATTCCGGGAAGACCTGAATCAGCGCCGCAACGAAGAACTCGCGGCGGTGCTGGATCGCGCGAACAAGGTCATCAAGCAGATCGCCGAGCAGCAGCACTACGACCTGATCGTGCAGGAAGCGGTGTACGTGAGCCCGCGTATCGACATTACCGATCAGGTGCTCAAGGCGCTCGCAGCGACGAGCCAGAACGGCGGCACGAGCCCGAACTGA
- the bamA gene encoding outer membrane protein assembly factor BamA has product MFKPHRFVPKSAVAAALAATGMAAHATTPFVVQDIRIEGLQRIEPGSVFAYLPIKQGDTFTDDKASEAIRALYATGFFNDVQIATEGNVVVVQVQERPAISNIEFTGLHEFDKDTINKALRSVGLSQGRSYDKSLLDKAEQELKRQYLTRGYYAAEVTTTVTPVDRNRVSILFSVAEGPSAKIRQINFVGNKAVSSGTLLSEMQLSTPNWFSWYTKSDLYAKEKLTGDLENVRSYYLNHGYLEFSIDSTQVSISPDKKDMYLTIAVHEGEPYKVASVKLAGNLLDREPELNKLITVKPGQLFSAEKLQATTKAIVDKLGQYGYAFAQVNAQPEIDQAHHTVALTLQVDPSRRVYVRRVNIVGNTRTRDEVVRREMRQLESSWFDSSRLALSKDRVNRLGYFTDVDVTTTPVEGTNDQVDVDVKVAEKPTGAITLGAGFSSTDKVVLSAGVSQDNVFGSGTSLSVNVNTAKTYRTLTVTQVDPYFTIDGIKRITDAYYRTYEPLYYSTDSSFKIVTMGADTKFGIPFSEQDTVFFGLGAEQNTMDVDSNTPASYQKYVQDFGRVVNNYPVTVGWSRDNRDSALVPSRGYYIQSNAEYGTPLGNTTYAKFDAQFQYYYSFARGFVLGFNLQGGYGKGFQGQTYPIFKNYYAGGIGSVRGYSPSSLGPRDAKTNDPIGGSRMAVGNIELTFPLPGTGYDRTLRVFTFLDAGNVWGDPNQGGTSDGANGLRYGYGVGLAWISPIGPLKLSLGFPLQKHTGDQYQKFQFQIGTAF; this is encoded by the coding sequence TTGTTCAAACCTCATCGCTTTGTTCCTAAGTCGGCTGTGGCCGCGGCGCTCGCCGCAACGGGCATGGCGGCACACGCCACCACGCCTTTCGTCGTGCAGGATATCCGGATCGAAGGGCTCCAACGCATTGAGCCGGGTTCCGTGTTCGCTTATCTGCCGATCAAGCAAGGCGACACGTTCACCGACGACAAGGCCTCCGAAGCGATTCGCGCGCTGTATGCAACCGGCTTTTTCAACGACGTACAGATTGCAACCGAAGGCAACGTGGTGGTCGTGCAGGTGCAGGAGCGGCCGGCCATTTCGAATATCGAATTCACCGGTCTGCACGAGTTCGACAAGGACACGATCAACAAGGCGCTGCGCTCTGTCGGCCTGTCGCAGGGCCGCTCATACGACAAGTCGCTGCTCGACAAGGCCGAGCAGGAACTGAAGCGCCAGTACCTGACGCGCGGCTACTATGCGGCCGAAGTCACGACGACCGTGACGCCGGTGGACCGCAATCGCGTCTCGATCCTGTTCTCGGTGGCGGAAGGCCCGAGCGCAAAGATTCGCCAGATCAACTTCGTCGGTAACAAGGCAGTCAGCAGCGGCACGCTGTTGAGCGAAATGCAACTGTCCACGCCGAACTGGTTCTCGTGGTACACGAAGAGCGACCTGTACGCGAAGGAAAAGCTGACGGGCGACCTCGAGAACGTGCGTTCGTACTACCTGAATCACGGTTACCTCGAGTTCAGCATCGACTCCACGCAGGTGTCGATCTCGCCGGACAAGAAGGACATGTACCTGACCATCGCGGTGCATGAAGGCGAGCCGTACAAGGTCGCGAGCGTCAAGCTCGCCGGCAATCTGCTCGACCGCGAGCCCGAACTCAACAAGCTCATCACCGTGAAGCCGGGTCAGCTTTTCTCGGCAGAGAAGCTGCAGGCGACCACCAAGGCGATCGTCGACAAGCTCGGACAGTATGGCTACGCGTTCGCGCAGGTGAATGCGCAGCCGGAGATCGATCAGGCGCATCACACGGTCGCGCTCACGCTGCAAGTCGATCCGAGCCGCCGCGTCTATGTGCGCCGCGTGAACATCGTCGGCAATACGCGCACGCGCGACGAAGTGGTGCGCCGCGAAATGCGCCAGCTCGAAAGCTCGTGGTTCGATTCGAGCCGGCTCGCGCTCTCCAAGGACCGTGTCAATCGTCTCGGCTATTTCACGGACGTGGACGTCACCACGACGCCGGTGGAAGGCACCAACGACCAGGTGGATGTCGACGTCAAGGTGGCCGAAAAGCCGACCGGCGCCATCACGCTGGGCGCGGGTTTCTCGTCGACCGACAAGGTGGTACTGTCGGCGGGCGTTTCGCAGGACAACGTGTTCGGTTCGGGTACGAGCCTCTCGGTCAACGTCAACACGGCGAAGACGTATCGCACGCTGACGGTTACGCAGGTCGATCCGTACTTCACCATCGACGGTATCAAGCGCATTACGGACGCCTACTACCGTACCTACGAGCCGCTGTACTACTCGACCGATTCGAGCTTCAAGATCGTGACGATGGGCGCGGACACGAAGTTCGGCATCCCGTTCTCCGAGCAGGACACCGTGTTCTTCGGCCTCGGCGCCGAGCAGAACACCATGGACGTGGACAGCAACACACCGGCGTCCTATCAGAAGTACGTGCAGGACTTCGGCCGCGTGGTGAACAACTATCCGGTGACGGTCGGCTGGTCGCGCGATAACCGCGACAGCGCGCTGGTGCCGAGCCGCGGCTACTACATCCAGTCGAACGCGGAATACGGCACGCCGCTGGGCAACACAACGTACGCCAAGTTCGACGCGCAGTTCCAGTATTACTACTCGTTCGCACGCGGCTTCGTGCTCGGCTTCAACCTGCAAGGCGGCTACGGCAAGGGCTTCCAGGGCCAGACGTACCCGATCTTCAAGAACTACTACGCGGGTGGTATCGGTTCGGTGCGTGGCTATTCGCCGAGCTCGCTGGGTCCGCGCGACGCGAAGACGAACGATCCGATCGGCGGCTCGCGCATGGCGGTCGGCAATATCGAGCTGACGTTCCCGCTGCCGGGCACGGGCTACGACCGCACGTTGCGCGTGTTCACGTTCCTCGATGCCGGTAACGTGTGGGGCGACCCGAATCAGGGCGGTACGAGCGACGGCGCGAACGGGCTGCGCTACGGCTACGGTGTGGGTCTCGCCTGGATTTCGCCGATCGGCCCGCTCAAGCTGAGCCTCGGCTTCCCGCTGCAGAAGCACACGGGCGACCAGTACCAGAAGTTCCAGTTCCAGATCGGTACGGCCTTCTAA
- the rseP gene encoding RIP metalloprotease RseP, with product MNFLTEIVAFVVAIGVLVVVHEFGHYSVARLCGVKVLRFSVGFGKPLVRWVSKKTGVEWTISALPLGGYVKMLDERETEDSIPSEDLPRAFNRQPVIKRIAIVAAGPVANFLLAIALFSAVFAGGVTEPQAIVSTPAPATAAARAGFEGGEKIMSMRDAQGGQTEPIRSWSDLRWKLLDASFDHRRVVLMAKTHDGTFDFPVNVAGITDADAEQDFMDKLGFTPGGGTLTVAGVEPGSAAQKSGLAAGDRLRAIDGRPVDNATSFIDYVKAHGGKPVTLVIERGTGGDAKRASVQIVPNVKRDAATGKDVGRIGAALANQLPTVDVRYGPLESLRLGVNRTWDISVYSLRMFGRMIVGQASLKNLSGPVTIADYAGKSARLGLTAFVSFLALVSISLGVLNLLPIPVLDGGHLLYYLVEAVTGKAVSDRWQLVLQRAGLVCIVALSMIALFNDLTRLIRF from the coding sequence ATGAACTTCCTGACCGAAATCGTCGCCTTCGTCGTCGCGATTGGCGTGCTCGTCGTCGTCCACGAATTCGGTCACTACAGCGTCGCGCGACTGTGCGGCGTCAAGGTCTTGCGGTTCTCGGTCGGCTTCGGCAAGCCGCTCGTGCGCTGGGTCAGCAAGAAGACCGGCGTCGAGTGGACCATCTCGGCGCTGCCGCTCGGCGGCTACGTGAAGATGCTGGACGAACGCGAGACCGAGGACAGCATCCCGTCCGAGGATTTGCCGCGCGCCTTCAACCGGCAGCCGGTCATCAAGCGCATTGCGATCGTCGCGGCCGGGCCGGTGGCGAATTTTCTGCTGGCGATTGCGCTCTTCTCCGCCGTGTTCGCGGGCGGCGTGACCGAACCGCAGGCGATCGTGTCGACGCCCGCGCCCGCGACGGCCGCCGCACGCGCCGGCTTCGAGGGCGGCGAGAAGATCATGTCGATGCGCGACGCGCAAGGCGGCCAGACGGAGCCGATCCGCTCGTGGTCCGACCTGCGCTGGAAGCTGCTCGACGCGTCCTTCGATCACCGGCGCGTCGTGCTGATGGCGAAGACGCACGACGGCACCTTCGACTTTCCGGTGAACGTCGCGGGCATCACGGACGCGGACGCCGAACAGGATTTCATGGACAAGCTCGGCTTCACGCCGGGCGGCGGCACGCTGACGGTCGCGGGCGTCGAGCCGGGCAGCGCGGCGCAGAAGAGTGGCCTTGCCGCTGGCGACCGGCTGCGCGCCATCGACGGCCGCCCGGTCGACAACGCGACGAGCTTCATCGATTACGTGAAAGCGCACGGCGGCAAGCCGGTGACGCTCGTGATCGAACGCGGCACGGGCGGCGATGCAAAGCGCGCGTCCGTGCAGATCGTGCCCAATGTGAAGCGCGACGCCGCGACGGGCAAGGACGTCGGCCGCATCGGCGCGGCGCTCGCGAACCAGTTGCCCACCGTCGACGTCCGTTACGGTCCGCTCGAAAGCCTGCGTCTCGGCGTGAATCGCACGTGGGACATCAGCGTGTATTCGCTGCGCATGTTCGGCCGCATGATCGTGGGGCAGGCGTCGCTGAAGAACCTGTCCGGCCCGGTCACCATCGCGGATTACGCGGGCAAGAGCGCGCGGCTCGGTCTGACCGCGTTCGTGTCTTTCCTGGCGCTCGTCAGCATTAGCCTCGGTGTGTTGAACTTGTTACCGATTCCGGTTTTGGACGGTGGGCATCTGTTATATTATTTGGTTGAAGCCGTTACCGGCAAAGCCGTGTCCGATCGCTGGCAGCTGGTTCTGCAGCGGGCGGGGCTGGTCTGCATCGTCGCTCTGTCGATGATCGCGCTCTTCAACGACCTGACTCGCCTGATCCGTTTCTGA
- a CDS encoding 1-deoxy-D-xylulose-5-phosphate reductoisomerase: MQKRLTLLGSTGSIGDSTLDVVERHPDRFSVYALTAHRNGDKLVAQCLRFQPEVAVVGDAETAARVAAALRAAGSKTEVTHGPDALVEVARAAQCDTVVAAIVGAAGLAPTLAAARAGKRILLANKEALVMSGQIFMDAVRDNGAVLLPVDSEHNAVFQCLPPCADNEARLHGGVSKIILTASGGPFRTREPSTLVDVTPDEACKHPNWAMGRKISVDSATMMNKGLEVIEAHWLFDLPGSRIEVLIHPQSVIHSMVSYADGSVLAQLGNPDMRTPIAHALAFPDRVDSGVAPLDLAQIASLTFEKPDFARFPCLALAIDALEAGGIASAALNAANEIAVEAFLARRIGFMSIGGVVERVLNALPNTSAASLDDVLAADASARRLASRFVAELTASAPGAEPIAH, translated from the coding sequence ATGCAAAAACGTCTTACATTGCTCGGCTCCACGGGCTCGATCGGCGACAGTACGCTCGACGTCGTGGAGCGGCATCCGGACCGGTTCTCGGTCTACGCGCTCACCGCCCACCGCAACGGCGACAAACTCGTCGCGCAATGTCTGCGCTTTCAGCCCGAAGTGGCGGTCGTGGGCGACGCTGAAACTGCCGCGCGCGTGGCCGCGGCCTTGCGCGCCGCAGGCAGCAAGACCGAAGTGACGCACGGCCCGGACGCGCTCGTCGAGGTGGCCCGCGCCGCCCAGTGCGATACCGTGGTCGCGGCGATTGTCGGTGCAGCGGGCCTTGCGCCGACGCTGGCCGCCGCGCGCGCCGGCAAGCGCATTCTGCTCGCCAACAAGGAAGCGCTGGTCATGTCCGGCCAGATCTTCATGGACGCAGTGCGCGACAACGGCGCCGTGCTGCTGCCGGTCGACAGCGAGCACAACGCCGTGTTCCAGTGCCTGCCGCCCTGCGCGGACAACGAGGCGCGGCTCCACGGCGGCGTGTCCAAGATCATTCTGACGGCGTCCGGCGGGCCGTTCCGCACGCGCGAGCCTTCGACGCTCGTCGACGTCACGCCCGACGAGGCCTGCAAGCATCCTAACTGGGCGATGGGCCGCAAGATTTCCGTCGATTCCGCGACGATGATGAACAAGGGCCTCGAAGTCATCGAGGCGCACTGGCTCTTCGATCTGCCGGGCTCGCGCATCGAAGTGCTGATCCATCCGCAAAGCGTGATTCACTCGATGGTGTCGTACGCCGACGGCTCGGTGCTCGCGCAACTCGGCAATCCGGACATGCGCACGCCTATCGCCCACGCGCTGGCGTTTCCGGATCGCGTGGATTCGGGCGTCGCGCCGCTGGATCTCGCGCAGATCGCGTCGCTGACGTTCGAGAAGCCGGACTTCGCGCGCTTTCCTTGTCTCGCGCTCGCCATCGACGCGCTCGAAGCCGGGGGCATCGCGAGCGCGGCGCTGAACGCGGCGAACGAGATTGCGGTCGAAGCGTTTCTCGCGCGCCGGATCGGCTTCATGTCCATCGGCGGCGTGGTCGAGCGCGTGCTGAACGCGTTGCCCAACACGAGCGCCGCATCGCTCGACGACGTGCTCGCCGCCGATGCCAGCGCGCGCCGTCTCGCGTCCCGTTTCGTCGCAGAGCTCACTGCGAGCGCGCCAGGCGCGGAACCCATCGCCCATTGA
- a CDS encoding phosphatidate cytidylyltransferase codes for MLKTRVITAIVLLAVLVPVTLFAPIGAFGALIGFVVVFAAWEWGRLLKLNGAGPVAYALVAGLALIFSTYLGVAPKALFQMAAIFWVLAGPYALLRKPVLAGGAWRAFLLFAGIIVFVACWHAVVAARTVGVAFVLSLLLVVWLADIGAYFAGKALGRHKLAPSISPGKTWEGAIGGWLAVMVTGSLAAATGAYAPTVFSAFVGHLGWARALVALTVLVAFSVVGDLFESLLKRQAGVKDSSGLLPGHGGVLDRIDALLPVLPIALLMLA; via the coding sequence ATGCTAAAGACCCGTGTCATCACGGCAATCGTGCTGCTGGCAGTTCTTGTGCCGGTCACGCTATTCGCGCCGATCGGCGCATTCGGCGCACTGATCGGCTTTGTCGTCGTGTTCGCCGCGTGGGAGTGGGGACGCCTGCTGAAGCTCAACGGCGCAGGGCCGGTGGCCTACGCGTTGGTCGCGGGACTCGCCCTCATTTTCAGCACGTACCTCGGCGTCGCGCCCAAGGCGCTCTTCCAGATGGCGGCGATCTTCTGGGTGCTCGCGGGACCGTACGCGCTCTTGCGCAAGCCGGTTCTGGCAGGCGGCGCGTGGCGCGCCTTCCTGCTTTTCGCCGGTATTATCGTGTTCGTCGCGTGCTGGCATGCGGTCGTCGCGGCGCGCACCGTCGGCGTGGCATTCGTGCTATCGCTTCTACTAGTCGTCTGGCTGGCTGACATAGGCGCATACTTCGCCGGAAAAGCATTGGGCCGCCACAAGCTCGCGCCGTCCATCAGTCCGGGCAAGACGTGGGAAGGCGCCATCGGCGGCTGGCTGGCCGTCATGGTGACCGGCTCGCTGGCGGCGGCCACGGGCGCCTATGCGCCGACCGTGTTCTCCGCTTTCGTCGGACATCTCGGCTGGGCGCGCGCGCTCGTCGCGCTCACCGTGCTGGTGGCGTTCAGCGTGGTCGGCGATTTGTTCGAATCGCTCCTGAAACGCCAGGCCGGCGTCAAGGACTCGAGCGGTCTGCTGCCGGGCCACGGCGGCGTGCTCGACCGCATCGACGCATTGTTGCCTGTATTGCCGATCGCATTGCTCATGCTCGCATAG
- the uppS gene encoding polyprenyl diphosphate synthase: MTYTSSTVRVPDVAAVPRHVAIIMDGNGRWATERRLPRVAGHTRGVDAVRATVESCAKRGVEFVTLFAFSSENWRRPTDEVSFLMRLFVTALEREIGKLHANGIRLRVVGDVSMFDDRIRALIQRAETKTARNTRLTLTIAANYGGRWDIMQATKKLIAQSLEQGAPARVDDESFAEHLAMAYAPEPDLFIRTGGEQRISNFLLWQLAYTEFYFTDTYWPDFDADALDRAIASYGGRERRFGRTSAQLASQSQKADTLSC; encoded by the coding sequence ATGACCTATACCAGCTCTACCGTTCGCGTGCCCGATGTCGCGGCTGTCCCGCGCCACGTCGCGATCATCATGGACGGCAACGGCCGTTGGGCGACCGAGCGGCGTTTGCCGCGTGTCGCCGGTCATACGCGCGGCGTGGATGCGGTGCGCGCGACCGTCGAAAGCTGCGCGAAGCGCGGCGTCGAGTTCGTCACGCTGTTCGCGTTCAGTTCCGAAAACTGGCGTCGTCCGACGGACGAAGTATCGTTTTTGATGCGCCTGTTCGTGACCGCGCTCGAACGCGAGATCGGCAAGCTGCACGCCAACGGCATTCGCCTGCGTGTGGTCGGCGACGTCTCCATGTTCGACGACCGCATCCGCGCGCTCATCCAGCGAGCCGAAACCAAGACCGCGCGCAACACGCGCCTCACGCTGACCATCGCGGCCAATTACGGCGGGCGCTGGGACATCATGCAGGCGACGAAAAAGCTCATCGCGCAATCGCTTGAACAGGGCGCGCCCGCCCGCGTGGACGACGAGTCGTTCGCGGAGCATCTCGCCATGGCCTACGCGCCGGAGCCCGACCTTTTCATCCGGACGGGCGGCGAGCAGCGCATCAGCAATTTCCTGCTGTGGCAGCTCGCGTACACCGAGTTTTACTTTACCGATACCTACTGGCCCGATTTCGACGCCGACGCGCTCGACCGCGCGATCGCGTCGTATGGCGGCCGTGAGCGCCGTTTCGGGCGCACCAGCGCGCAACTCGCTTCGCAATCGCAGAAGGCCGACACCCTTTCATGCTAA